ATTTTATCTGCAAAAGAAGAGGCATTAAGTCCGTAATAATCCAATATAATTTCTAACCTTTTAATAAAATCTTCGATGTTTACCATTGTAAATTATATTTAAATTACATCTATTTACAAATGTAAAAAATATAAGTGAATAAATGGTAAATTAGGTCTAAAAAGAATTTAAAATTACCATTTGTATTAAAGTAACAGTACTTTAAAAACAATATAAGTTCTTAATAATAAACGTTTTAATAATCTTTAACTAAAGTTAATCCTTTTGTTTACAAATATCTCTTATAGAAGTCTTTTTTGAGAACTGAAAGTGTTTACAATATTAAAAATAATTGTTTTTTGTCTGTTTACAATTGTAACTTTAAAGATGTTTACTTTTGTAAATTAAATAGTAATTATGAATTTAGAAGCTTTACATAGTCACAACCTAGTACAATCACTTAAAGGGAAATACATAATGCTTGATCATATTGAGCACATATTAGTTGATTTGAATACTTCAGATGAATTGGCAATTATCGGTAAGTCCGTTTTAGATAAACCTATTTATTCCTATACAATTGGTAAGGGTAAAATTAAAATTTTCCTTTGGTCACAAATGCACGGAAATGAAAGTACTACTACAAAAGCATTGCTTGATTTTTTGTTTTTTTTAAAGAGTGATGACATTTTAGCGACGCAAATGCTAGATAGCATCACTTTTTTATGTTTACCGATGTTAAATCCTGATGGAGCGCAAGCGTACACTAGAGAAAATGCAAATGGTATTGATTTAAATAGAGATTCTCAACTTTTATCTCAGCCAGAAAGCAACATTTTAAGACAAGTTTTTGATGATTTTAAACCCGATTATTGTTTTAACCTACATGATCAAAGAACTATTTTTGGAGTTGCTGATAGTGGACTTCCTGCTACACTTTCTTTTTTGGCTCCTTCTTATAATGAAGCGCGCGAAGTGAATGAATGTAGGTTAAAAGCAATAAACTTAATTGCTACTATTAATGACGGAATGCAGTCGTTTTTACCAGGTCGAATAGGTAGATTTGACGATTCTTTTAATATCAACTGTATTGGTGATACTTTTCAGTTTTTAGGAGTTCCAACACTTTTATTTGAAGCCGGTCATTTTCCTAATGATTATAATCGAGAAATTTCTAGAAAATTTGTCTTTATTGCTTTTGTTTTGGGTTTTAAAGCGTTAAGCGAAAACGTTATAGTTAGCAATGGAATCAATAAATATTTGAATATTCCTCAAAATAAAA
This portion of the Flavobacterium sp. CECT 9288 genome encodes:
- a CDS encoding M14 metallopeptidase family protein, which codes for MNLEALHSHNLVQSLKGKYIMLDHIEHILVDLNTSDELAIIGKSVLDKPIYSYTIGKGKIKIFLWSQMHGNESTTTKALLDFLFFLKSDDILATQMLDSITFLCLPMLNPDGAQAYTRENANGIDLNRDSQLLSQPESNILRQVFDDFKPDYCFNLHDQRTIFGVADSGLPATLSFLAPSYNEAREVNECRLKAINLIATINDGMQSFLPGRIGRFDDSFNINCIGDTFQFLGVPTLLFEAGHFPNDYNREISRKFVFIAFVLGFKALSENVIVSNGINKYLNIPQNKIVFYDFIYKNVKINYDGIEKITNFAAQYKEEIVDNQLFFNAYFSKIDELEKYHGHYEYDANGAKYSDNTGFLPVLNQKADFYLDNNIKFVNGMINI